In Salinibacterium sp. ZJ70, one DNA window encodes the following:
- a CDS encoding aldehyde dehydrogenase family protein, with protein MSRLSIPKTYKLYIGGKFPRSESGRTYEVLSADGAFLANASLASRKDARDAVVAARAAVSGWAGATAYNRGQVLYRIAEVLEGRRAQFAEEIAASEGVSAAVAGRQVDDAIDMWVWYAGWADKYAQVAGSGNPVAGPYFNLSVPEPTGVVAIIAPQGEASLLGLVAAVAPALVAGNAVVVVADEAHPLSAISLAEVLATSDVPGGVVNVLTGSPAEIAPWLASHADVNAIDLLGAGALDWVDLEIAAAETLMRVLRPEPGVPPRSLDRILAFTETKTVWHTKSLI; from the coding sequence GTGAGCCGTCTCAGCATCCCCAAGACCTACAAGCTCTACATCGGCGGCAAGTTCCCGCGCAGCGAGTCGGGCCGCACCTACGAGGTGCTCTCGGCCGATGGCGCGTTCCTCGCCAACGCGTCGCTCGCGAGCCGCAAGGATGCGCGTGACGCTGTCGTCGCGGCCCGTGCAGCGGTCTCCGGATGGGCAGGCGCGACCGCGTACAACCGGGGCCAGGTGCTCTACCGCATCGCCGAGGTTCTCGAGGGCCGTCGCGCGCAGTTCGCGGAGGAGATCGCGGCGTCCGAGGGTGTCTCGGCCGCCGTCGCGGGGCGCCAGGTGGACGACGCGATCGACATGTGGGTCTGGTACGCCGGATGGGCCGATAAGTACGCCCAGGTCGCGGGCTCGGGCAACCCCGTCGCTGGGCCCTACTTCAACCTCTCGGTGCCGGAGCCGACCGGCGTCGTCGCGATCATCGCTCCGCAGGGCGAGGCCAGCCTCCTCGGCCTCGTGGCTGCCGTGGCACCGGCGCTCGTCGCCGGGAACGCTGTGGTCGTGGTCGCCGATGAGGCGCACCCGCTCTCCGCGATCAGCCTCGCGGAGGTGCTCGCGACGAGCGACGTGCCCGGGGGAGTGGTGAATGTGCTCACCGGCTCGCCCGCGGAGATCGCTCCGTGGCTAGCCTCGCACGCCGACGTCAACGCGATCGATCTGCTGGGCGCCGGAGCGCTCGACTGGGTCGACCTCGAGATCGCCGCCGCTGAGACGCTCATGCGCGTGCTGCGCCCTGAGCCGGGCGTGCCGCCGCGCAGTCTCGACCGCATTCTCGCGTTCACCGAGACGAAGACGGTGTGGCACACGAAGTCCCTCATCTGA
- a CDS encoding aldehyde dehydrogenase family protein, with product MKDITPTNGRGFLEYAPAPESTSVLHLKDSYGLFVDGEFRDGSGSSFHSISPATEKTIAEFAIASETDIDEAVAAARRAHTKVWSKMSGSDRGKYLFRIARLVQERARELAVAESLDNGKPIKESRDVDVPLVAAWFFYYAGWADKLDYAGLGANPRSLGVAAQVIPWNFPLLMLAWKIAPALAAGNTVVLKPAETTPLTAMLFAEILQQADLPAGVVNIVTGAGATGAALMRHPDVDKLAFTGSTAVGREIAKAAAGTHKKVTLELGGKAANIVFDDAPIDQAVEGIVNGIFFNQGHVCCAGSRLLVQESIHDEVVERLKNRLSTLRLGDPLDKNTDVGAINSRAQLDRIRHLTDIGEQEGAERWSAPCEIPENGFWFAPTIFTGVTTSSTIAREEIFGPVLSVLTFRTPAEAIAKANNTPYGLSAGIWSDKGSKILAVADKLRAGVIWANTFNRFDPASPFGGYKESGYGREGGRQGLAAYLRPAAVDTKGAAK from the coding sequence ATGAAGGACATCACTCCCACCAACGGACGCGGCTTCCTCGAGTACGCGCCGGCACCCGAATCCACCTCGGTGCTGCACCTCAAGGACAGCTACGGCCTGTTCGTCGACGGCGAGTTCCGTGACGGCTCCGGCAGTTCGTTCCACAGCATCTCGCCCGCCACCGAGAAGACGATCGCCGAGTTCGCGATCGCATCCGAGACAGACATCGATGAGGCCGTCGCTGCGGCCCGTCGTGCGCACACCAAGGTCTGGTCGAAGATGTCGGGCTCGGACCGCGGCAAGTACCTCTTCCGCATCGCACGCCTCGTGCAGGAACGGGCGCGCGAGCTCGCGGTCGCCGAGTCGCTCGACAACGGCAAGCCCATCAAGGAGAGCCGCGACGTGGATGTGCCGCTCGTCGCCGCATGGTTCTTCTACTACGCAGGCTGGGCCGACAAGCTCGACTACGCGGGTCTCGGCGCGAACCCGCGCTCCCTCGGCGTGGCCGCACAGGTCATTCCGTGGAACTTCCCGCTTCTCATGCTCGCGTGGAAGATCGCCCCCGCACTCGCAGCGGGCAACACGGTCGTGCTGAAGCCCGCCGAGACGACTCCGCTCACCGCGATGCTGTTCGCCGAGATCCTGCAGCAGGCCGACCTGCCCGCCGGTGTCGTCAACATCGTGACGGGCGCCGGTGCCACGGGTGCTGCGCTCATGCGGCACCCGGATGTCGACAAGCTCGCCTTCACGGGCTCCACGGCGGTGGGCCGCGAGATCGCGAAGGCGGCCGCGGGCACCCACAAGAAGGTGACGCTCGAGCTCGGCGGCAAAGCGGCCAACATCGTCTTCGACGACGCCCCCATCGACCAGGCGGTCGAGGGCATCGTCAACGGCATCTTCTTCAATCAGGGTCACGTGTGCTGCGCGGGCAGCCGTCTCCTCGTGCAGGAGTCGATCCACGACGAGGTGGTGGAGCGCCTCAAGAACCGCCTCTCGACGCTGCGCCTTGGCGATCCGCTCGACAAGAACACCGATGTCGGCGCGATCAACTCGCGCGCGCAGCTCGACCGCATCCGTCACCTCACCGACATCGGCGAGCAGGAGGGTGCTGAGCGCTGGAGCGCGCCGTGCGAGATCCCCGAGAACGGGTTCTGGTTCGCGCCCACGATCTTCACCGGCGTGACGACCTCGTCGACGATCGCCCGCGAGGAGATCTTCGGACCGGTGCTCTCGGTGCTGACCTTCCGCACGCCCGCCGAGGCCATCGCGAAGGCCAACAACACGCCCTACGGGCTCTCTGCCGGCATCTGGAGCGACAAGGGATCGAAGATCCTCGCCGTCGCCGACAAGCTGCGCGCGGGCGTCATCTGGGCCAACACGTTCAACCGCTTCGACCCCGCGAGCCCCTTCGGCGGCTACAAGGAGTCCGGCTACGGTCGCGAGGGAGGCCGCCAGGGTCTCGCCGCGTACCTGCGCCCCGCGGCCGTCGACACCAAGGGAGCAGCCAAGTGA
- the deoC gene encoding deoxyribose-phosphate aldolase — protein sequence MTMQPHALAPAERAVRLLGGDLTERSLRQHLEGLSGVDAVGLEQRAAGLGTRSIKTTSKAWALDRIIELIDLTTLEGADTPGKVRSLVAKAMVPDSSDLSTPRVAAVCVYNDMVGHAVDALGSLHGDPDDGLISVAAVSTAFPSGRASLPVKLIDTRDAVEAGADEIDMVIDRGAFLAGNYGKVFEEIVAVKEACRRADGSFASLKVILETGELNTYDNVRRASWLAILAGGDFIKTSTGKVSPAATLPVTLLMLEAVRDWHRLTGEYVGVKPAGGIRTSKDAVKYLVTVAETVGEQWLQPHLFRFGASSLLNDVLLQRQKLRTGHYSGPDYVTID from the coding sequence ATGACCATGCAGCCGCACGCGCTGGCTCCCGCCGAGCGCGCCGTCCGCCTCCTCGGCGGCGATCTGACGGAGCGCAGCCTCCGCCAGCATCTCGAGGGCCTGAGCGGCGTCGATGCCGTCGGTCTCGAGCAGCGCGCAGCCGGTCTCGGCACACGCTCCATCAAGACCACCTCGAAGGCGTGGGCGCTCGATCGCATCATCGAGCTCATCGACCTCACGACGCTCGAAGGCGCCGACACCCCCGGCAAGGTGCGCTCGCTCGTCGCGAAGGCCATGGTTCCGGACTCGTCCGATCTCTCCACGCCCCGCGTGGCCGCGGTCTGCGTCTACAACGACATGGTCGGACACGCCGTCGACGCCCTCGGATCCCTGCACGGCGATCCGGATGACGGCCTCATCTCGGTGGCGGCCGTCTCGACCGCCTTCCCGTCGGGTCGCGCTTCGCTGCCCGTGAAGCTCATCGACACGCGCGACGCGGTCGAGGCCGGCGCCGACGAGATCGACATGGTCATCGATCGCGGCGCGTTCCTCGCAGGGAACTACGGCAAGGTCTTCGAGGAGATCGTGGCCGTGAAGGAAGCCTGCCGCCGTGCCGACGGCAGCTTCGCGAGCCTCAAGGTCATCCTCGAGACGGGCGAACTGAACACCTACGACAACGTGCGCCGCGCCTCCTGGCTCGCGATCCTCGCGGGCGGCGACTTCATCAAGACGTCCACCGGCAAGGTGTCGCCCGCTGCGACACTGCCCGTCACACTGCTCATGCTCGAGGCCGTGCGCGACTGGCACCGCCTCACCGGCGAGTATGTGGGCGTCAAGCCCGCGGGCGGCATCCGCACCTCCAAAGATGCGGTCAAGTACCTCGTCACGGTCGCCGAGACGGTGGGGGAGCAGTGGCTGCAGCCGCACCTCTTCCGCTTCGGCGCGTCCAGCCTGCTCAACGACGTTCTGCTGCAGCGTCAGAAGCTCCGCACCGGCCACTACTCCGGCCCCGACTACGTCACGATCGACTGA
- a CDS encoding sugar-binding domain-containing protein produces the protein MGERRHQINGGVSLNRRPGTAATLASTIAQRGRGHVLLLPSPAILERLATKQAIESDRTVAEVLARAAGANAYLFSAGVGDEKSALVESGYLQPEDVSELARKGAIGDVVGRYIDANGNIVDPALDERTVGISLERLRAASTSIFVVAGAAKHDIARAVVMSGLCTVLITDESTARALLEDS, from the coding sequence TTGGGCGAACGGCGTCACCAGATCAACGGCGGGGTCAGTCTCAATCGTCGGCCAGGCACCGCGGCGACGCTCGCCTCGACGATCGCCCAGCGCGGACGCGGCCACGTGCTGCTGCTGCCGAGCCCGGCGATCCTCGAACGCCTCGCTACCAAGCAGGCGATCGAGTCGGACCGCACCGTCGCCGAGGTGCTCGCACGAGCGGCTGGCGCGAACGCCTACCTGTTCAGCGCGGGAGTCGGCGACGAGAAGTCGGCGCTCGTCGAGAGCGGCTACCTGCAGCCGGAGGATGTCAGCGAACTCGCCCGCAAGGGCGCCATCGGCGACGTCGTCGGCCGATACATCGATGCCAACGGCAACATCGTCGATCCCGCGCTCGATGAGCGTACGGTGGGGATCAGCCTCGAACGGCTGCGTGCGGCGAGCACCTCGATCTTCGTGGTCGCCGGTGCAGCGAAACATGACATCGCACGAGCCGTCGTGATGAGCGGTCTGTGCACCGTTCTCATCACCGACGAATCGACAGCTCGAGCACTTCTGGAGGATTCATGA
- a CDS encoding MFS transporter translates to MTERVWSGRLAAFIGILLIALSLRTPVAALSPILDQIGGEIALDPVVLGLIGAAPPVAFAASGFLAPWLARRFGLERTVFASLVTMVVGHLGRALVGDSTALAVTTLVTLAGVGVGNVLLPSLVRRYFPDRIGLLTALYAAVLSISTAAPALLAVPVADALGWRWSLGIWVIIALIAAVPWIAALRTGAESGTGVMAATGVTRMARSRTAWALGVIFGISSFTAYAGFAWLPSIVIDRAGVDPATAGQILAIFAIMGLPSAILVPILASRRPRAVPAMVMLGAVFFTTGALGLLLAPAFLPWVWAASSGLGCLLFPLALVLINLRSRTPSTTVALSGFVQTVGYILGAIGPFALGVLHDVTGDWDVPLAVMLAMSILLLPAAAWLARERFVDDEL, encoded by the coding sequence GTGACCGAACGCGTGTGGAGCGGACGCCTCGCAGCGTTCATCGGCATCCTGCTCATCGCGCTCAGTCTCCGCACCCCTGTCGCCGCGCTGTCGCCGATCCTCGACCAGATCGGCGGCGAGATCGCGCTGGATCCGGTGGTGCTGGGTCTCATCGGCGCCGCGCCTCCTGTGGCGTTCGCGGCGAGCGGGTTCCTGGCGCCGTGGCTCGCGCGGCGGTTCGGCCTCGAACGCACGGTGTTCGCATCGCTCGTGACCATGGTCGTCGGGCATCTCGGCCGCGCGCTCGTCGGCGACTCGACCGCGCTCGCCGTCACGACGCTCGTGACGCTCGCGGGTGTCGGCGTGGGCAACGTGCTGCTGCCGTCGCTTGTGCGTCGCTACTTCCCGGATCGCATCGGTCTGCTCACAGCGCTGTACGCGGCGGTCCTGTCGATCTCCACGGCGGCGCCCGCGCTCCTCGCTGTGCCCGTCGCGGACGCACTCGGATGGCGCTGGTCGCTCGGCATCTGGGTGATCATCGCGCTCATCGCCGCTGTTCCGTGGATCGCGGCACTGCGGACAGGGGCCGAATCGGGCACGGGTGTGATGGCGGCGACGGGGGTCACCCGCATGGCGCGCTCGCGTACCGCGTGGGCGCTCGGCGTGATCTTCGGAATCTCGAGCTTCACCGCGTATGCCGGGTTCGCATGGCTTCCGTCGATCGTGATCGACCGAGCGGGCGTCGACCCCGCGACGGCGGGTCAGATTCTCGCGATCTTCGCGATCATGGGCCTGCCCTCGGCGATCCTCGTTCCCATCCTCGCGTCGCGCCGTCCCCGCGCTGTACCCGCGATGGTGATGCTGGGTGCCGTGTTCTTCACGACGGGTGCGCTGGGTCTCCTGCTGGCGCCGGCGTTCCTGCCGTGGGTGTGGGCGGCATCGAGCGGGCTCGGGTGCCTGCTGTTCCCACTCGCGCTCGTCCTCATCAATCTGCGATCGAGGACCCCGTCGACGACCGTCGCACTCTCGGGGTTCGTGCAGACCGTGGGCTACATCCTCGGGGCGATCGGCCCGTTCGCGCTGGGCGTGCTGCACGACGTGACGGGGGACTGGGATGTGCCGCTCGCCGTCATGCTCGCGATGTCGATCCTCCTTCTGCCAGCCGCCGCGTGGCTCGCGCGCGAGCGGTTCGTCGACGACGAGCTCTGA
- a CDS encoding bifunctional riboflavin kinase/FAD synthetase: protein MEFFDGLGAVPDGWGPSVITVGKFDGVHRGHRAVLAQLVEVARERGLSSAVVTFDRHPLTVLNPAIAPSSVVSVQQQRELLEQSGVDATLMLCFDRELADLEPEEFVRRVLIERLGARVVLAGSDFRFGRKGAGDIALLRRMPDIEVVLIDDVRADAAAVGEGERRASSTWVREALGDGRVAEAARILGRPHTVRSVVIHGEKRGRELGYPTANLDPRRLEGLLPADGVYAAWATIDGVRHPAAVSIGNNPTFDGVPQHQAEAHLLDVDLDLYDREIELAFVDYVRGMEKFDSLDELIAAIRADADAARRILSEAL from the coding sequence ATGGAGTTCTTCGACGGGCTGGGAGCTGTTCCGGACGGATGGGGGCCGAGCGTCATCACCGTCGGGAAGTTCGATGGTGTGCATCGCGGTCATCGCGCCGTGCTCGCCCAACTCGTCGAGGTGGCGCGTGAGCGCGGCCTCTCCTCCGCGGTCGTCACCTTCGACCGGCACCCGCTGACGGTCCTCAACCCCGCCATCGCGCCGTCGTCGGTCGTGAGCGTCCAACAGCAGCGCGAGCTGCTCGAGCAGTCGGGTGTCGATGCGACCCTCATGCTGTGCTTCGATCGCGAGCTCGCCGATCTCGAGCCGGAGGAGTTCGTGCGTCGGGTGCTCATCGAGCGACTCGGCGCACGCGTTGTGCTCGCAGGCTCCGATTTCCGCTTCGGACGCAAGGGCGCGGGGGATATCGCCCTGCTGCGTCGCATGCCCGACATCGAGGTCGTGCTCATCGACGATGTGCGGGCGGATGCCGCCGCGGTGGGCGAGGGTGAGCGTCGCGCGTCGTCGACGTGGGTGCGCGAGGCGCTCGGCGACGGACGCGTGGCTGAGGCGGCGCGCATCCTGGGCCGCCCGCACACGGTGCGCTCGGTCGTGATCCACGGCGAGAAGCGGGGGCGGGAACTCGGCTACCCCACAGCGAACCTGGACCCGCGTCGCCTGGAAGGGCTCCTGCCTGCAGACGGCGTGTACGCCGCGTGGGCGACCATCGACGGCGTGCGGCACCCGGCGGCCGTGTCGATCGGCAACAACCCGACATTCGACGGGGTCCCTCAGCATCAGGCCGAGGCGCACCTGCTGGATGTCGATCTGGATCTCTACGACCGCGAGATCGAGCTCGCATTCGTCGACTACGTGCGAGGGATGGAGAAGTTCGACTCCCTCGATGAGCTCATCGCGGCGATCCGCGCCGACGCCGACGCGGCGCGGCGCATCCTCTCCGAGGCGCTGTGA
- the truB gene encoding tRNA pseudouridine(55) synthase TruB translates to MTSGLLLVDKPQGVTSHDVVARARRLLGTRKVGHAGTLDPMATGLLLLGVDSSTRLLTYLVGLDKEYTATIRLGVATDTDDAEGATIAVADASHVGEDAIRAGIDALTGPIEQVPSSFSAIKIDGRRAYDLARSGDEVVLTARPVTIRAFDILDIRREGETMDVDVRVACSSGTYIRALARDLGASLGVGGHLTALRRTLVGPFAVTDGAVLPDPRNEPEAAAAFDGESRLLAPAEVAGRLFPTISLTDEQTTDIAHGKRIEIDHPDVDLAAAVTPTGRLAALIEMRRGRARVLLGLPTQEVLS, encoded by the coding sequence ATGACCAGCGGACTCCTGCTCGTCGACAAGCCCCAGGGCGTCACGAGCCACGATGTCGTGGCGCGCGCCCGACGGCTTCTCGGCACCCGGAAAGTGGGGCACGCCGGAACTCTCGACCCGATGGCGACGGGGCTCCTGCTCCTCGGGGTCGACAGCTCCACGAGGCTGCTCACCTATCTGGTGGGCCTCGACAAGGAGTACACCGCCACGATCCGCCTCGGTGTCGCGACCGATACCGACGATGCCGAGGGTGCGACGATCGCCGTCGCCGACGCATCGCACGTCGGCGAGGACGCGATCCGTGCGGGCATCGATGCGCTCACCGGCCCCATCGAGCAGGTGCCGAGCTCCTTCAGTGCCATCAAGATCGACGGGCGGCGCGCGTACGATCTCGCGCGATCGGGTGATGAGGTCGTGCTCACCGCGCGCCCCGTGACCATCCGCGCCTTCGACATCCTCGACATCCGTCGCGAAGGCGAGACGATGGACGTGGACGTGCGCGTCGCCTGCAGCTCCGGCACCTACATCCGCGCCCTCGCCCGCGACCTCGGCGCCTCCCTCGGCGTCGGCGGGCATCTCACGGCGCTGCGCCGCACCCTCGTCGGACCGTTCGCGGTGACCGACGGCGCGGTGCTGCCCGACCCGCGCAATGAGCCCGAGGCTGCTGCGGCGTTCGACGGGGAGTCCCGTCTGCTCGCACCGGCCGAGGTCGCCGGGCGCCTCTTCCCGACCATCTCGCTCACCGACGAGCAGACGACGGACATCGCGCACGGCAAGCGGATCGAAATCGATCACCCCGACGTCGACCTCGCTGCGGCCGTCACCCCGACCGGGCGCCTCGCCGCCCTCATCGAGATGCGACGCGGGCGTGCGCGCGTGCTGCTCGGTCTTCCCACCCAGGAGGTTCTCTCGTGA
- a CDS encoding ketopantoate reductase family protein, with the protein MRIGVIGAGAVGGTLAALLALKGHDVEITARGAHLDQIRANGLRFDGAWGDHIVRLRANPLLTARPDLAIIATKVHDAATALAANAVRLDGVPVLTVQNGLGGLRVAHEELPASPLLGGLALFAASHLEPGRVTVTAALPTLLGAGPGCDRELFERIAGVLGDAFPIERTDDITGAQWTKLLINHVNALPAITGMSVQEVIAHRGLRRIMTASMRETVRIAEGIGVRFVRVNGVSGAVLGLVGRLPLSVGQLFPRVLAKRLGAVPNPGSTLQSMRRGQLTEIDFLNGAVVAAAAEAGIEAPINAAIVALVHEVEGTREYLSPAEVMLRIPA; encoded by the coding sequence ATGCGAATCGGCGTCATCGGGGCGGGAGCGGTCGGCGGCACCCTGGCGGCGCTGCTCGCGCTCAAGGGGCACGATGTGGAGATCACCGCTCGCGGGGCCCACCTCGACCAGATCCGTGCGAACGGCCTGCGCTTCGACGGTGCCTGGGGCGACCACATCGTCCGACTGCGGGCGAACCCGCTGCTCACCGCGCGTCCCGACCTCGCGATCATCGCGACGAAGGTGCACGATGCGGCCACCGCTCTCGCGGCGAACGCCGTGCGCCTCGACGGCGTGCCCGTGCTCACCGTGCAGAACGGCCTCGGCGGCCTGCGGGTGGCTCACGAGGAGCTGCCAGCGTCGCCGCTTCTGGGTGGGCTCGCGCTCTTCGCGGCCTCGCACCTCGAACCCGGGCGCGTGACCGTCACAGCGGCGCTCCCCACCCTCCTCGGCGCGGGCCCCGGATGCGATCGCGAGCTGTTCGAGCGCATCGCGGGGGTGCTCGGCGACGCGTTCCCCATCGAGCGCACCGACGACATCACGGGCGCCCAGTGGACGAAGCTCCTCATCAACCACGTCAATGCGCTGCCCGCGATCACAGGGATGTCGGTGCAGGAGGTCATCGCACATCGCGGACTCCGGCGGATCATGACCGCGAGCATGCGCGAGACGGTGCGGATCGCCGAGGGCATCGGCGTGCGCTTCGTGCGTGTCAACGGAGTCTCGGGCGCCGTGCTCGGCCTCGTCGGGCGTCTGCCGCTCTCAGTCGGCCAGCTCTTCCCGCGGGTTCTCGCGAAGCGGCTCGGGGCCGTGCCCAATCCGGGGTCGACGCTGCAGAGCATGCGCCGCGGTCAGCTCACCGAGATCGACTTCCTGAACGGCGCGGTCGTCGCGGCAGCGGCCGAGGCCGGAATCGAGGCGCCCATCAACGCCGCGATCGTCGCGCTCGTGCACGAGGTGGAGGGCACGCGCGAGTATCTCTCCCCCGCCGAGGTCATGCTGCGCATCCCCGCCTGA
- a CDS encoding A/G-specific adenine glycosylase produces MTDLGRRIAEWFAAGHRPLPWRAPGFPAWGVLVSEFMLQQTPVARVIPRLEEWLARWPTPADLAAVPPGEAVRAWDRLGYPRRALNLHAAATAITEQHGGEVPADVDALLALPGVGPYTARAVAAFAYGVRTPVVDINVRRVLARAVRGVGEPGPARVREELALMESLLPEDPPDARLANAGAMELGQVVCTARSPRCDECPIADLCAWRAAGYPAYTGPAAPKQKPYAGSDREVRGRIMGELRASELPVTATRIDELWPDDAQRSRALAGLLADRLVVAIGDGYALPVD; encoded by the coding sequence GTGACGGATCTCGGAAGGCGCATCGCCGAATGGTTCGCCGCCGGACATCGCCCGCTCCCCTGGCGCGCGCCGGGTTTCCCCGCGTGGGGTGTGCTCGTCTCGGAGTTCATGCTGCAGCAGACGCCCGTCGCGCGCGTGATCCCGCGGCTGGAGGAATGGCTCGCGCGGTGGCCGACGCCCGCCGATCTCGCGGCGGTGCCGCCGGGCGAGGCGGTGCGCGCATGGGATCGACTCGGCTATCCGCGCCGTGCCCTCAACCTGCACGCCGCCGCCACCGCGATCACAGAGCAGCACGGCGGCGAGGTGCCTGCGGATGTCGACGCGCTGCTCGCGCTCCCGGGCGTCGGGCCGTACACAGCGCGCGCCGTGGCCGCTTTCGCCTACGGCGTGCGCACCCCCGTGGTCGACATCAACGTGCGCCGGGTACTCGCCCGCGCGGTTCGGGGTGTGGGCGAACCGGGGCCCGCACGCGTGCGCGAGGAGCTCGCGCTCATGGAGTCGCTGCTGCCCGAAGATCCGCCGGACGCACGACTCGCGAATGCGGGAGCGATGGAGCTCGGGCAGGTCGTGTGCACGGCGCGCAGCCCCCGCTGCGATGAGTGCCCCATCGCCGACCTCTGTGCCTGGCGCGCCGCCGGATATCCGGCCTACACGGGCCCCGCAGCTCCCAAGCAGAAGCCGTACGCGGGATCCGATCGCGAGGTGCGCGGGCGCATCATGGGCGAGCTGCGCGCGAGCGAGCTGCCTGTCACGGCAACACGCATCGACGAGCTCTGGCCCGACGATGCGCAGCGCTCGCGCGCCCTTGCGGGGCTCCTCGCCGACCGCCTCGTGGTCGCCATCGGCGACGGCTACGCGCTTCCCGTCGACTGA
- a CDS encoding LLM class flavin-dependent oxidoreductase, with product MQLSVLDLIPVSARQTSADAVAASLALVARAEQLGVTRYWFAEHHNMPSVASTTPPVLIAAAASRTSRMRIGSGGVMLPNHAPFVVAEQFAALEAIAPGRIDLGVGRAPGSDGVITALLRSSGATSDVDRFPDHLDDIRALVGGVARLSLRGPSGPQEYEVRATPAAVGAPEMWVLGSSDYSAHLAAAQGLPYVFAHHFSGEGTERALEIYRREFRASEVLDSPRTFLTVNAVAAPTTDEALALAQPSLQNMARLRTGKPLHALDTVEAAAAALPELDVASRHAIDMMLERWIVDAPDAAASRIRELAARFGVDEVMVSPSAGMRESDPVDRMPARERTLELLAERLLD from the coding sequence GTGCAGCTGTCTGTCCTCGACCTCATCCCCGTCTCCGCTCGACAGACCTCCGCGGATGCGGTCGCAGCCTCGCTGGCGCTCGTGGCGCGTGCCGAGCAGCTCGGAGTGACCCGATACTGGTTCGCCGAGCACCACAACATGCCCTCGGTCGCCTCGACCACCCCGCCTGTGCTCATCGCAGCCGCCGCATCGCGCACGTCGCGCATGCGCATCGGCTCCGGCGGTGTCATGCTGCCCAACCACGCGCCCTTCGTCGTCGCGGAGCAGTTCGCGGCGCTCGAGGCGATCGCGCCGGGACGCATCGATCTCGGCGTGGGTCGTGCGCCCGGCTCCGACGGTGTGATCACGGCGCTCCTTCGTTCGAGCGGCGCCACGAGCGATGTGGACCGCTTCCCCGATCACCTCGACGACATCCGTGCACTCGTCGGCGGGGTGGCCCGACTGTCGCTGCGCGGTCCCAGCGGCCCGCAGGAGTACGAGGTGCGGGCGACACCGGCGGCCGTCGGGGCGCCTGAGATGTGGGTGCTCGGCTCGTCCGACTACTCGGCGCACCTCGCCGCGGCGCAGGGGCTCCCGTATGTCTTCGCCCACCACTTCTCGGGGGAGGGCACCGAGCGTGCGCTCGAGATCTACCGCCGCGAGTTCCGGGCGTCGGAGGTGCTCGACTCGCCTCGCACGTTCCTGACCGTCAACGCGGTCGCGGCGCCGACCACTGACGAGGCGCTCGCGCTCGCGCAGCCGTCGCTGCAGAACATGGCGCGCCTGCGCACGGGTAAGCCGCTGCATGCCCTCGACACGGTGGAGGCGGCGGCGGCCGCACTGCCCGAGCTCGACGTCGCCTCGCGCCACGCGATCGACATGATGCTCGAGCGCTGGATCGTCGACGCACCGGACGCCGCAGCCTCCCGCATCCGCGAACTCGCGGCCCGCTTCGGGGTGGACGAGGTCATGGTGTCGCCGAGTGCGGGGATGCGCGAATCAGACCCCGTGGATCGGATGCCCGCCCGCGAGCGCACCCTGGAGCTGCTGGCCGAGCGCCTTCTCGACTGA
- the rbfA gene encoding 30S ribosome-binding factor RbfA: protein MMGENPRAAKLADRIREIIAKRLERGLRDPRLGFVTITDVRVTGDLQHASVFYTVYGSDEERADSAKALKAATGMLRTELGRNLNTRLTPSLEFIADAVPENAMQISALLREAAERDEEAQRLAQTAQYAGDADPYVKPREFDEDDDED, encoded by the coding sequence ATGATGGGTGAGAACCCCCGCGCCGCGAAGCTGGCCGACCGCATCCGCGAGATCATCGCGAAGCGCCTCGAGCGGGGTCTGCGCGACCCGCGGCTCGGCTTCGTGACGATCACGGATGTTCGTGTCACGGGCGACCTGCAGCACGCGAGCGTCTTCTACACGGTCTACGGCTCCGACGAGGAGCGCGCGGATTCGGCGAAGGCGCTCAAGGCAGCGACCGGCATGCTCCGCACGGAGCTCGGTCGCAACCTCAACACGCGTCTGACGCCGTCGCTCGAGTTCATCGCGGACGCCGTGCCCGAGAACGCGATGCAGATCTCGGCGCTCCTGCGGGAAGCCGCAGAGCGCGACGAGGAGGCGCAGCGTCTCGCGCAGACCGCGCAGTACGCCGGCGACGCCGACCCGTACGTGAAGCCGCGCGAGTTCGACGAAGACGACGACGAGGACTGA